The following proteins are co-located in the Vibrio azureus genome:
- the trmH gene encoding tRNA (guanosine(18)-2'-O)-methyltransferase TrmH: MNLERYHRIHQVLKARQTDLTLCLEEVHKPNNVSAVIRTADATGLHKVHAIWPDEMRTLSHTSAGARNWVEVETHHSIDEAITQLKAQGMQVLVTNLSDNAVDFRDIDYTKPTAIILGSEKVGASEQAKKLADQDIIVPMVGMVQSLNVSVASAVILYEAQRQREAAGMYQRENSALDQETINRILFERGHPVLAKVAKRKGLTYPQLDEQGQIVADDAWWQEMQSK; the protein is encoded by the coding sequence ATGAACCTAGAACGTTACCATCGTATCCATCAGGTGCTCAAAGCACGCCAAACAGACCTTACCCTTTGTCTCGAAGAGGTCCATAAGCCCAACAATGTCTCAGCGGTTATTCGTACTGCTGATGCTACGGGGTTACACAAAGTGCATGCTATTTGGCCAGATGAAATGCGCACACTCAGCCATACTTCAGCAGGTGCTCGCAACTGGGTAGAGGTGGAAACTCATCATTCAATTGATGAAGCCATCACACAATTAAAAGCACAAGGCATGCAAGTCTTGGTGACAAATTTATCTGATAACGCCGTTGATTTTCGTGATATCGATTACACCAAACCGACAGCCATCATTCTCGGCAGCGAAAAAGTAGGCGCATCGGAACAAGCAAAAAAGCTCGCGGATCAGGATATTATTGTTCCTATGGTGGGAATGGTGCAGTCACTGAATGTCTCTGTTGCTAGCGCTGTGATTCTTTACGAAGCGCAGCGCCAACGTGAAGCGGCGGGTATGTATCAACGTGAAAACAGTGCTCTAGACCAAGAGACCATCAACCGTATTTTATTTGAGCGTGGTCACCCAGTGTTAGCCAAGGTAGCAAAACGCAAAGGGCTCACTTACCCACAACTTGACGAACAAGGCCAAATTGTTGCGGATGATGCATGGTGGCAAGAGATGCAAAGCAAGTAA